Genomic segment of Malania oleifera isolate guangnan ecotype guangnan chromosome 7, ASM2987363v1, whole genome shotgun sequence:
GGCAGGTGgttgtttttatgattttcctgtggtgacggttttaggaaaaccatggatactatcgccggttcttgtttatgagtggtaggactgaatcttgaattaggATCTAGTTTGTTGAGTGTATTAGTAATGTTGAGGTGATAAAATTCTAAAACTGTTTTAtactattttcaggatggacccaaggaGTAGTAATGCACAAGCTAGAGGTGACAATGCAAGACCTTCCAGTATAGGTGGCGGAGACCCTGATGCAGTGCtacgtagcgtcacccagcaggtgatggcaaaGATGGCTAGGAGTTTAGAAGAGCGGAGCTGCacaattgagcagttcacgcataTGAAACCCCCGTCGTTTGCTGGAGGGGCTAACTCACTGGTAGCTGAAAACTGGGTCCAGGATATGGAGGATATGTTAGCAGTCCTCCCATGTACATATGAGCAGACGGTACTGTTTGCGACATTCAAATTGATTAGGGAAGCTAAACGTTGGTAGAGATTAGCGAGACTACTAAAAGAGCAGAGACCTAAACCTGTAGCGGTGACATGGAGCCGCTTCAGGGAGATCTTTTTCGAGAAATACTCCCCCACTACTGTTAaaagtgcgaaggcagcagagttcttGCACTTGACGCAAGGGTCGATAACAGTACAAAAATATGTAGCTAGATTCATCGAACTATCCCGGTTTGCCACATAtttggtgccagatgaggagaagaTGGCGAGGAAGTTCGAGGAGGGCCTGAGACAGAGCTTGTTTGAGCAGGTCATAGGCTTCTGGGCCCAGACTTTTTGCAGAGGTAGTGCATAGAGCTGCAGTGATTGAAAGTGGCCTACAGATAAGCACTGCAGTGCAGAGCCAGGGAAAGAGACCCGTGCCTCCATATTTTTAGGCAAGGTCCAGCCGAAAGCCATGGAGGAGGCAAGATTACAGAGGGGTACGGAGACAAGGAGGGCGAGATCGGGCAGTATAGGACAGACAAATGCCCCACTTTGTCCCATATGCTACAAGAGACACCTTGGGGAGTGTCAGGTTAAGGAGATTGTTTGTTATCGATGCCATCAGCCTGGACATATGGTGAGAGATTGCCGAGCACCGCCAGCTGTTGCGTCTGTTCTTAGACCATACAGAGGAGGTCACCAAGCACCTCAAGGTAGACAACAGAGGAATACCGCCATGGCATGAGTTTATGTGCCAACACCGTGGGATGCTGAGGTAGTAGGAGACGTCGTGAAaagtactgtttcaatactgtcatataAAGCAACTactttgtttgatttaggggtgattcattcttttatcgcctaaGAATTTGTTGAATTTTGTGGGTTAAAAAAT
This window contains:
- the LOC131160936 gene encoding uncharacterized protein LOC131160936; this encodes MDPRSSNAQARGDNARPSSIGGGDPDAVLRSVTQQVMAKMARSLEERSCTIEQFTHMKPPSFAGGANSLVAENWVQDMEDMLAVLPCTYEQTRLARLLKEQRPKPVAVTWSRFREIFFEKYSPTTVKSAKAAEFLHLTQGSITVQKYVARFIELSRFATYLVPDEEKMARKFEEGLRQSLFEQVIGFWAQTFCRGSA